One genomic segment of Sminthopsis crassicaudata isolate SCR6 chromosome 2, ASM4859323v1, whole genome shotgun sequence includes these proteins:
- the XKR5 gene encoding XK-related protein 5 → MPAGYLVLCALLLAAEQGARLCTVVYYFYTEQYLWAWLTVSALLPGCLTQGLSYLWFLADGHPVSCSLVIVHLLHLGIWKRHWDVLLAVIAKKEEPPGLGKVLLQQGDLFVLRLLEALIQMGPHLLLQTYAFVANDLKEPVSGVSAVLSWSSLSLSLVSYARIMSMIKPGHLSMPWAALLCQFLWRLAMLGTRIITLVLFSQVYSCWVFVVGGAHWLVMTFWLVAQQSDIIDSTSCWRLFNLLVGAVYVFCYINFWDSPSRNRMTTFYIIMLMENIVLLLLATDFLQGASWGIMWMTAGIMSGFIIGCVSLILYYSQLHPKSTEIWQAFIRKSCSTIDNDKIEKEPSSFHCTNPGEEKSESLGLYPVEDPKVPYQGNSFSIDWGASVESQTVREEVTTKWHHHWLLVKLALKTGNMSKINAAFGNDGLGCVCPPSYGTTKCFGPQMQLSFSEKQSPLPHKQHVMTSFPSSWQKDFPETKENPLETSSYVTLSSSQHSYVRSQKVMPLVTPERSVLSLKKRGPVILQGDLPWSKSDDQEDGFRNQNIIPWRQENDAESPTGQLGGAGRGKENSTFYFSATMEGPAPYHKASKTSPQVSLEKGEIEKEQQSKSNSNPLASKPFPVTVANISPILGTRLYDRSQCSLPGASSAGSRWEGPQELWGVPENRYLSVGTWVSMMRRKLKPSEEPCFTSTPKSDPKKDADRLSERLKQETSFFSD, encoded by the exons ATGCCCGCGGGATACCTAGTACTCTGCGCTCTGCTGCTGGCGGCGGAGCAGGGCGCGC GCCTCTGCACAGTGGTTTATTACTTTTATACTGAGCAGTATCTGTGGGCATGGCTAACTGTCTCAGCTCTTCTTCCTGGATGCCTGACTCAAGGCCTAAGTTATCTATGGTTCCTAGCAGATGGTCATCCAGTCAGCTGTTCTTTGGTGATTGTACATCTCTTGCATCTCGGCATATGGAAACG GCACTGGGATGTCCTCTTGGCAGTCATAGCAAAGAAAGAGGAACCTCCTGGATTGGGAAAAGTGCTGCTGCAACAAGGGGATCTCTTTGTGCTTCGGCTGCTCGAAGCCCTGATCCAGATGGGGCCCCACCTCCTGCTGCAGACATATGCTTTTGTAGCAAATGATTTAAAAGAGCCTGTCTCAG GTGTGAGTGCAGTCCTGTCCTGGTCATCTCTGTCCTTGTCTCTGGTCTCCTATGCTCGTATCATGAGCATGATAAAGCCAGGACATCTGTCTATGCCATGGGCTGCCCTCCTGTGCCAGTTCCTTTGGAGATTGGCTATGTTGGGAACTAGGATCATAACACTAGTTCTGTTTTCCCAAGTCTATTCCTGCTGGGTCTTTGTTGTTGGAG GTGCTCATTGGTTAGTGATGACCTTCTGGCTTGTTGCTCAACAGAGTGACATCATAGACAGTACTTCTTGTTGGAGATTGTTCAATCTGCTTGTAGGAGCTGTGTATGTCTTCTGCTACATCAATTTCTGGGACAGCCCTTCCAGAAATAGAATGACCACATTTTATATA ATAATGTTGATGGAGAATATAGTCCTTTTACTGTTGGCCACAGATTTTCTGCAGGGAGCATCGTGGGGTATCATGTGGATGACAGCAGGCATTATGTCTGGATTTATTATTG GCTGTGTCTCACTTATACTTTATTATAGCCAGCTACACCCTAAATCCACAGAAATCTGGCAGGCATTTATAAGGAAGTCCTGCAGCACTATAGACAATGATAAAATCGAAAAAGAGCCTTCTTCCTTTCACTGTACAAACCCAGGTGAGGAAAAATCAGAGAGCCTAGGCTTGTACCCAGTGGAAGACCCCAAAGTACCATACCAAGGAAATTCCTTTAGCATAGACTGGGGAGCTTCTGTTGAGAGTCAGACTGTAAGGGAAGAGGTCACTACCAAATGGCACCACCACTGGCTGTTAGTGAAGCTGGCCTTAAAAACTGGTAACATGTCCAAGATTAATGCAGCCTTTGGCAATGATGGCCTAGGCTGTGTTTGCCCACCCAGCTATGGAACAACTAAGTGCTTTGGCCCACAAATGCAGCTTTCATTTTCAGAGAAACAATCCCCTTTACCTCATAAACAGCATGTGATGACATCGTTTCCAAGTTCCTGGCAAAAAGatttcccagaaacaaaagagaacCCTTTGGAAACCTCAAGTTATGTCACTCTCTCAAGTAGTCAGCACAGCTATGTGCGCTCCCAGAAGGTTATGCCTCTTGTTACACCAGAaagatctgttctttctctgaagaaaaGAGGGCCTGTCATTCTGCAAGGTGACCTTCCATGGAGTAAAAGCGATGACCAGGAAGATGGTTTCAGAAATCAAAACATAATACCTTGGAGGCAGGAGAATGATGCAGAAAGTCCCACCGGACAACTAGGAGGagcagggagaggaaaagagaactCTACATTCTACTTCAGTGCTACCATGGAAGGGCCTGCACCCTATCACAAGGCGTCCAAGACATCTCCACAGGTCTCCCTTGAGAaaggggaaatagaaaaggaacagCAATCCAAGTCTAACTCCAATCCTTTGGCATCAAAACCTTTTCCAGTCACTGTGGCAAACATCAGCCCAATATTGGGCACAAGGCTGTATGACAGGAGTCAGTGTAGTCTACCAGGGGCATCTTCTGCAGGCTCAAGATGGGAGGGGCCTCAGGAGCTCTGGGGGGTTCCAGAAAACCGCTATTTGTCTGTTGGGACTTGGGTGTCTATGATGAGGCGCAAACTAAAACCTTCAGAGGAGCCTTGTTTCACATCCACCCCAAAATCAGATCCCAAAAAAGATGCTGACAGACTGAGTGAAAGGTTAAAGCAAGAAACAAGCTTTTTTTCTGATTGA
- the LOC141553331 gene encoding uncharacterized protein LOC141553331, with protein sequence MNKKFKRALTIDSFCVEREQTSNAEETRNRMPPDVSPGRDISCSSIQKNLIEEIKKALTRELEEKWEKEREAWQESLEKSSHAIKDRMDKEIKSLRNKISELEKVNNSKENRISEMEKVNNSKENRISELEKEISSLKNKMDKMEKNSIEDKNSIGQLQRDIKKVSEENTSLKIRLEQVEMNDSRRNQEGVKQNQRNETIEKTVKYLTRKTTDLENRSRRDNLRIIGLPEKWEEKKSLDTIFEEIIKENCPDVLETEGKIDIEKIHRSPTERDPKIKTPRNIVAKFKNHQTKEKILEAARKKQFRYGGSTIRITQDLAASTLKERRAWNMIFRKAKELGMQPRITYPARMSIVFQGRRWTLNEINEFHLFLMKKPDLHKRFDLQIQNSRDF encoded by the coding sequence atgaataaaaaattcaaaagggctctaaccattgacagcttttgtgtggagagggagcagacttcaaatgctgaggagactaggaacagaatgcccccagatgtatcccctgggagggatataagctgctcctcaatacaaaagaacctcatagaggaaataaaaaaggctctcacaagagagctggaagagaaatgggaaaaggaaagggaagcttggcaagagagcctggagaagtcatcccatgcaatcaaagacagaatggataaagaaatcaaatcattgagaaacaagattagtgagctggaaaaggtaaacaactccaaggaaaacaggattagtgagatggaaaaggtaaacaactccaaggaaaacaggattagtgagctggaaaaagaaatcagctctctaaaaaataaaatggataaaatggaaaaaaattccatagaagataaaaactcaattggacaattacaaagagatataaaaaaagtgagtgaagaaaatacatcattgaaaattagactggaacaagtagaaatgaatgactcaaggagaaaccaagagggagtcaagcaaaaccagagaaatgaaacaattgaaaagactgtcaagtaccttaccagaaagacaacagacctggaaaacagatccaggagagacaatttgagaataatcggactccctgaaaaatgggaggaaaaaaagagcttggacaccattttcgaggaaattatcaaagagaactgcccagacgttttggaaacagagggtaaaatagacattgagaaaattcatcgatcacctactgaaagggaccctaaaatcaaaacgccaagaaatatagtggccaagttcaagaaccatcagacaaaggaaaagatattggaagctgctagaaaaaaacaattcagatatggaggatccacaataaggataacacaggatctagcagcatccacattaaaagaacgcagggcctggaacatgatattccgaaaggctaaggaacttggtatgcagccaagaataacttacccagcaagaatgagcatcgttttccagggaagaagatggacattaaacgaaataaatgaattccatctatttttgatgaaaaaaccagacctacataagaggtttgatcttcaaatacagaactcaagagacttctaa